In Argopecten irradians isolate NY chromosome 11, Ai_NY, whole genome shotgun sequence, one DNA window encodes the following:
- the LOC138335661 gene encoding LOW QUALITY PROTEIN: fibronectin type 3 and ankyrin repeat domains protein 1-like (The sequence of the model RefSeq protein was modified relative to this genomic sequence to represent the inferred CDS: deleted 2 bases in 2 codons) yields the protein MAFLLNFREVNIDTPDNLGFTALMQAAKKGDADMTELLLKFGADVNQKNESGKTALMLACFAGEKDTIKLLREYGAKYDDFDNGGSTAIHWAVDGGHPNLIDWMIADGADPNICDKHSSWTPLLRCASVSGNYQVASCLLREGADINCQDIDGKTPLMITVLNKNEQLLDLLLKRNADCKITNKWGKNVYDMALAMEKRGIIQRLDKHLDEKGIKGVKRV from the exons ATGGCTTTTCTTCTGAACTTCAGGGAAGTGAACATCGACACCCCAGACAATTTGGGTTTCACCGCTCTCATGCAGGCTGCAAAAAAGGGGGACGCTGA tATGACAGAATTGCTGCTTAAATTTGGTGCAGATGTGAATCAAAAGAATGAATCTGGTAAAACAGC TCTGATGTTGGCTTGCTTTGCTGGTGAGAAGGATACCATCAAACTCCTACGAGAATACGGAGCAAAGTATGATGATTTTGATAACGGAGGATCAACAGCAATTCACTGGGCCGTGGACGGTGGACACCCAAACCTCATTGACTGGATGATCGCAGATGGAGCTGACCCCAACATCTGTGACAAACACTCAAGCTGGACACCTCTTCTGCGATGTG CCTCAGTGTCGGGTAATTACCAAGTGGCGTCATGTCTGCTGCGAGAAGGGGCTGACATCAACTGTCAGGATATAGAT GGGAAGACACCGCTGATGATCACCGTCCTCAAT AAAAATGAGCAACTGTTGGACCTTCTCCTCAAGAGAAATGCTGACTGTAAAATCACAAACAAG TGGGGCAAGAATGTGTATGACATGGCTTTAGCCATGGAAAAAAGG GGAATCATTCAACGTTTGGATAAACATTTGGACGAGAAAGGGATCAAGGGAGTTAAGCGTGTATGA